In Gopherus flavomarginatus isolate rGopFla2 chromosome 1, rGopFla2.mat.asm, whole genome shotgun sequence, a single genomic region encodes these proteins:
- the UCN3 gene encoding urocortin-3, with translation MSPTRLVLLLLVACAVRTGLSLKLYKAESLFSCINAALSEAEKSRLEENSLVDRRSFDSPPGKEAPSQQEEEEKEKRTFPGDARYKYLSQAHLKRKMYQNRAKPDRRTKFTLSLDVPTNIMNILFDIAKAKNLRAKAAANAHLMAQIGRRK, from the coding sequence ATGTCGCCCACCAGACTCGTGCTGCTGCTCCTGGTGGCCTGCGCCGTGCGGACGGGCCTGTCCCTCAAGCTGTACAAAGCCGAGTCTCTCTTCAGCTGCATCAACGCCGCCCTCTCGGAGGCTGAGAAGAGCCGCCTGGAGGAAAACTCCCTCGTGGACAGGAGGAGTTTCGACTCCCCGCCTGGGAAGGAGGCACCCTcgcagcaggaggaagaggaaaaggagaaaagGACGTTCCCAGGGGATGCCCGTTACAAATACCTCTCCCAGGCGCACCTCAAGAGGAAGATGTACCAGAACCGGGCCAAGCCCGACCGGCGCACcaaattcaccctctccctcgACGTGCCCACCAACATCATGAACATCCTCTTCGACATCGCCAAGGCCAAGAACTTGAGGGCAAAGGCCGCCGCCAACGCCCACTTGATGGCTCAAATCGGGCGGCGGAAGTGA